CTCCACGTTGGTCTGGATCGTCCCGAGCTCCTTCGCGGCGTCGCCGGTCACCGTGACATCCCAGTACGGGAACGCCTCGTCGGACTCGTGGCCCTCGTAGAGCTTCGTGGCCTCGAACAAACGGCGCTCGTAGCCGGCGGGCTCGTAGAGCTCAGTGGAGTAGACCTGCCGCTCCCGGAACTCCGCGTCGCTGAAGAACTGCGCGATCGCGCCCCAGCTGTTGTTCACGCCCTCGCCCTCGGCAGGCCTGAGCGTCTTGAACAGCGGCTCGAGGGTTTCGTCGAGGGCTACGTCGCCCGCCTCGGGCTTCGACCAGTTGACGCCCTCGACACCGAACTCGCCCTGCATGTGACCCTCATACGAGACCATGAAGTCCACGATCTGCATGAGCTTCTGCTGCTTGGCCTCACTCGAGCGGTTCGTGATGACGAAGGTCGCGCCGCCCGCGCCGGGGGGGCCGGGGCGGAACGTGCCGCTGCCGTTCGGTCCGGTCAGTGGCGGGACCGCGTCGTACTGCGTGTAGCGCCCGTCCTCGTTGGTGGGCCTGACGAAGCCCGGGTGCATGACGGCGGCGGATCCGATGATCACGCCGTCGGCGCTGTTGCCCTTGGCGTTGAGCGCCTCACCGTTCTGCGTGAAGGCCCCGTCGTCGATCAGTCCGTCCTTGTACAGGGAGGTGACGTACGAGATCCCCGCCCGCCATTCGTCCCGCGTCGGCTGCAGGACGACCTCGCCGTCGACGGCTCCGAGCGAAGCCGGGGTGGCGCCCTTCGCGGACGGGGCCGCGGTGTAGACGAACGGGTTCATCAGGTAGGGGAGGATCGAAGCGCCGACCTCACCGGAGAGGGGGATCTCGTCGGCCTTGCCGTTGCCGTTGGGATCCTGCGTCTTGAACGCCTGCAGCACGGCGCGCAGCTCCTCGGGCGTGGTGGGCTGCTCGAGGCCGAGGGTCTCCAGCCAGGCGGAGTTCATCCACAGCTTCGCAGGGTACGCGCAGTGGAAGCAGTCGTTCCACTGGGGAAGCCCCCAGATGGTCCCATCCGAGGACGTCGCCATCTCCTTGAATTCGGGTTCCTTCTCGAACGCGGCGGTGATGTTCGGGGTGTCCTCGCCGATCAGGTCGTCGAGCGGCAGGAGCACGCCCTGCTCGCCGAGCTTCACCAGCTCTTGGTTGGTGAACTGGTCGACCCACGGAACGAGCATGTAGGCGTCGGGGTAGTCGCCGCTCGCGAGCGAGACCTGCCGCTTCTCGGCGGCCCCAGCCCCGTCGTAGGTGGTCGTCTCGAACTGGAGGTCGACGTCGAACTTCTCTTCGAGCACCTTCGTGAACGCGTTGTCGTTCAGTTTCCCGTCGGCGCCCTGGGGGGCGAAGATGGTGATCACGTCATCGGGAGTGGTCTGCGGACCCGTGGTGCAGGCGGAGAGCGCCGCCGCCGATACGGCCAATGCCGCTCCGGCCGCCGCCGCCCGGGCGAATCTGTTGGTCATCGTTGACTGCCTTTCATTGAGGTGTTGCTGTGATTTGAGGGGGGATTGTCGAGCGTGTACGGATCAGCCCTTGACCGAGCCGATCATCACGCCCTTGGTGAAGTGCCGCGCCACGAACGGGTAGACGAGCATGACGGGCACGGTGGAGACGACGATGAGCGAGAACTTCATGAGGTCGGCGAGCTGCTGTCGCTCGAGCTGGTTCGCGAGGTCCGTGCCTCCGGCGTTGTTGTTGAGCACCAGAATGTTCCGCAGTACCAGCTGCAGTGGATAGAGGTCCTCGCTACGGAGGTAGATCAGTGCGCTGAAGTACTGGTTCCACTGCCCGATGCCGTACATGAGCGCGATGACCGCCAGGAGCGGTTTCGACAGCGGCAGCACCACCGACCACAGGAACCGCAGATCGCTGGAGCCGTCGAGCTGGGCTGCCTCGTAGAGCTCCGCGGGAATCGACGACCGGAAGAAGGTCATCGCGATCAGCACCTGCCACGCCCCGATCGCGGCAGGGATGATCATCGCCCAAGGGGTGTTCAGCATCCCAAGCGACTGCACGACCAAGTAGGTCGGGATCAGCCCTCCGCTGAACAGCATCGTGAACAGGACCCCGCCGATCAGCGCGCGCCGTCCGACGAGCTCGGAGCGCGAAAGCGGGTAGGCGATCATGACGGTCAGGGCGAGGCTGATCAAGGTCCCGGCGACGACGTAGAAGAACGAGTTGCGGAAACCGGTGAGGATGTCGGAGTTGCCCAGCACCGCTTCGTATCCGCGGAGCGTGAAGTCGACCGGCCACAGGAACACCTGTCCGCTCGATACCGCCGCGGGACTCGAGAAGGAGCTGGCCAGGATGTTGATCAGCGGCACGAGCACGAGGAGCAGGAACGTCGTCAGGAGGATGTAGACGCCCGCCATGAAGACCCGGTCGACGCCCGTGTCGTGAATCGGGGTGGGTCGTTGGCGTGTCTTCCGGCGCTTCGTCTCCGCCTCGGCTCCGAAGTCGGGTCGGGTTGCGGTCTCGAGGAACATTGCGTGCTCTCCTTTCACCACAGCCCGTTGCCGGTCACGCGCTTTGAGACGATGTTGACGGCCACGAGGAGGATGAGATTGATGACGGAGTTGAACAGCCCGATCGCGGTCGCGAGGCTGAAGTCGGCGCCGAGCAGGCCGATCTTGTACGTGTAGGTCGCGATGATCTCCGACTGCGAGAGGTTGAGGGGGTTCTGCAGCAGGAACGCCTTCTCGAAGCCGATCGCCATGATGCCGCCGACGCTCAGGATCATCACGACCACGATCGTCGGTGCGATGCCGGGAAGATCGATGTGCCAGATCTTCTGCAGGCGGTTGGCCCCGTCGAGGCGGGCGGCCTCGTACAGGCTCGGGTCGACGCCGGCGAGCGCGGCCATGAAGATGATCGCCGAGTACCCGGCGGTCTGCCAGACGTCGCTCCAGACGTAGACGTGCCGGAAGGATTCCGGGTCGGCGAGGAGGTTCGCGTCCTGGCCGAAGAAGCCGAGGAAATCGGCCATGAATCCGATCCGCGGCGAGAAGATCAGGATGAGCATCGAAACGACGATGACCGTCGAGAGGAAGTAGGGCGCATAGGTGACCAGTTGAACGGTCCGCTTGAAGAAGCGCAGCCGCACCTCGTTGAGGGCCAGCGCCAAGATGACCGGGATCGGGAACCCGGCCAGGAAGCCGTACAGGCTCAGCATCAGCGTGTTGCGGATGAGGTCCCACGCGACCGGGTTGGCGAAGAACCGTTCGAAGTGCTCGAACCCGACCCAGGGGCTGCCCCAGATTCCCGCGACCACGTTGTAGTCCTTGAACGCGATCACATTGTTCGCCATCGGGATGTAGCTGAAGATGACGAAGTGGGCCACCGGGAGGATCAGCAGCAGATAGAGCTGCCAGTGGCGGCGCAAACGCCGGCGCAGACGGCGGCGAAGACGAGGGCCGCTCGCCTCTGGGGCCTCGCTCGGGCCGGAGGGTGCCGCCACCTGGCGGTCCAACACGGCGGTCATGGGGCCGAATCCTTCATCGTCATCATCGCTCCTTCGCGAACTCGGATATCGCTATCCTGCGGCGATCCTGCGGGTCACTATAAGCGCAATCGATTGTGCACGCAACATCGATCGTCCATACTGGACACGTGGTGAGCCTGAGCGATGTTGCCGGACGGGCCGGCGTTTCCGTGTCGGTCGCCTCTCGCGCTCTTTCGGGTGATCCTGCGGCCCGGCTGAGTGAAGCCACCCGCCGACGGGTCCGCCAAGCGGCCGATGAGCTCGCGTACCGGCCCAATCACGCCGGGCGATCACTCCGTCGCGCACGGACCGACGTCATCGCACTGATCGTTCCGGACGTGACGAACGCGCTGTTCGCGGAACTCACACGAGGAGCGGATGCCGAAGCCGCCGCGCGCGGACTCACGGTGCTCCTCGGTCGCGGCGACGAGACGGCGACGGGTCTGGTCCTCGCCGAGCGTCTCTTGGCAGAGGGGCGCGTCGACGGTGTGATCCTCCAGCCCCGCGATGGAGCCGACCCCCAGGAGCTGGCGCCGCTGGCCCGGGCTGGAGCGCCCGTCGTCATCGTCCACGATGAGATCGCCGGCGCGAGCGCGGTGCTCCTCGACGATGCAGCGGCCGCGATGGCAGCCGTTGATCATCTGGTGGCGCACGGACGACAGCGCCTTGCGCTGATCGGCGGAATCGAGGCATCGTCGAGTGCGCGCCGCCGCGAAGCAGGCTTCCGTTCCGCGCTCGCCGCGCACGGAATGCCAGTGAACGAGCAGTGGATCACGCGTCTGGGGTACGGCCCTGAGGATGGCCGCGCGGCGATGGGGCAGCTGCTGAAATCCGACGAACGACCAGACGCGGTCGTGGTCGCGAATGTCAACGCCGGCTTCGGCGCCCTCGCGGAAGCCGCGAGGCTGGGGGTGGCTGTTCCGGAGTCCGTCGCTCTCGTCGCGATCCACGACTCTTGGCCCGCCGCCTACTCGTCGCCGGCGCTGACCTGTGTCCGCACGCCCCTCTACGAACTCGGCCGTGCTGCTGTCGCAGGATTGTCCGATCGCATAGCGGGCGGGGGTCCACAGGTCGTCCGCGTCTCTGTGCCCGCGCCGGTGGTCGTTGCGCGAGCGTCGACGGCGAGTTGATCGTCGCGACATGACACTGCGGGCGTCGTGAGGTACGGTGAACAATCGATTGCGCATTTAGGGAACGTATGGGAGCGACCATGAACGGGAGTGACATGTACAGGACTGACCACTTGGGCTCTGACCCGGGCGTGCTGATCAGCCACGAGCCGGCCGCGCAATTCACCGACGCGTTCCTTCTGGGAAACGGCTCGCTCGGCGCGACGGTCTACGGAGGCCGCGGCATCGAGACATTCGACCTCAACCTCGACACGGTCTGGTCGGGCGGCCCCACCGTCGACGCCGGCGCGGATGATGCGAAGATCATCGACGAGCTGCGCCGCGCCATAGCCGACGATGACCACGACCTCGCAGACGGGTTGGCGAGACGCCTTCAGAGCGACCACTGGACGCAGTCATATCAGCCGGTCGGCCGCCTCACCTGGAGCTGGGGCGATCCTGCGCGCGTGGGTGAATACCGGCGCAGCCTCAACCTCGACGTGGCGGAGGCGAGCGTCGTGCATGCGGCGGAAGAGATGACGGCATTCGTCAGCGCGCCCGATCGCGTCCTGGTCGCCGAGACGACCGGAAGACCGAGCGCAGCATCCGCGGTGTTCACGAGCCCGCACCCCGTGTTGCTCGAGGAGCGGCTCAACGAGGGCGGCATCGAGTGGATCGTCGCGGCGGGGCGTGCGCCGAGGCTGGTCCTGCCGAACTACATTCCGACGGACGACGAGGTCCTGTACGGCGATGAGGCGACGGGTCCCGGCGCCACGGCCCCTGCAGGCATGGGGTGGGCCATCGCCGCGGCAGTCGTCCGCGCGCCCGACGGACGCACCAGGCTGATCGCCGCCGTGACGAGCGGCTTCCGGGGCCATCTCGAACCGGTCGGCATCGACCTCGAGCAGCTCATCGCCGAGGCCCGCGCGCGCGTCGACTCCGCATTGACCGTCCGCGCGCGCGAGCTGATCGATCGGCATCGCGCAGACTATGGCGGGTTGTTCGATCGAGTGAAGATCGATCTGACACCGTCAGGAGCCGACTCGGCCATTGCTGCCCAGCGCTACTTCAACCTCGGGCGCTACCTGCTCATCTCCTCGTCGCGACCAGGTACGCAGGCAGCCAACCTGCAGGGCATCTGGAACATCGACGTGCGACCCGGCTGGAGCTCCAACTACACCAGCAACATCAACGTTCAGATGAACTACTGGGGAGCCGAGGTGGCCGACCTCGCAGAACTCGCGCAGCCACTGCACACACTTGTGACGGACCTGGCAGACGCTGGACGACAGACCGCCCGTCTCCGCTACTCGGCTCGTGGCGCAGCGGTGCACCACAACACCGACATCTGGCGTTTCAGCGCTCCGGTCAAGGGCGAACCGGAATGGTCGAACTGGAGCATGGGGCTGTCGTGGCTCTGCGCGCACCTGGGCGACCGGCTCGACTATCGGTGGTCGGACGAGTTCGCTCGACGAGTCGCAGCGCCTGCCACTCGCGCGGCTGCAGAGTTCGTCCTCGACCAACTGGTGGAGGCCTCCGATCGCCGCCTCGTGGTGAGCCCGTCGAGTTCACCCGAGCATCCGTTCGCGCACAACGGGGCGGTCGCGAGCGTCACGGCCGGAGCGACCATCGATCAGGAGCTCGCCCATGAGTTGCTGTCACGCCATCTCCAGCTCGCCGATGCGCTCGGACTCGCCGATGAGGTCGCGGCGGACGCCGCTGCGGCGGTCGTGCGCCTGCGCCTCCCCGGCATCGACTCCGAGGGGCGAACCGAGGAATGGCGGCCCGGATTCTCGGCAACCGAACTGGACCATAGACATCTGTCCCACCTGTACGGGGCATTTCCGGGAGCCAGGATCACCCCCACCAAGGACCCGGCTGGATTCGAGGGTGTGCGGATGGCGCTGCACTCGCGGCTTGCTCATGGCGGGGGATACACGGGCTGGAGTCAGGCGTGGGTGCTGTGTCTCTCGGCCAGACTCGGAGAGAAGGAATTGGCGGAGCTGTCGTTGTCACGACTGCTCGGGGATCTCAGTTCGGCGTCTCTCCTCGACCTGCACCCCATTGGGAACGGTGGAAACATCTTCCAGATCGATGGCAACTTCGGAGCGATCGCCGGGATCGCGGAGCTCCTGCTGCAAAGCCACGACGGTGCGGTGTCCCTCCTGCCCACCCTTCCGCCGAGCTGGACGCACGGATCGGTCAGCGGCCTGCGGGCCAGGGGCGGCATCGGCGTGGATATCTCCTGGGCCGACGGTGAACTCCAGTCGGCGGAGCTGCGGGTCGAGAACTCAGGCGTTGTCGTCGTAGAGCTGCCTGCTTCGGCCGACGTGGGGCTGATCGATGATCGCGGGGCGCCGGTGCCCCTCGTCGCCGTTCCGAGCGCAGTCGGGCGGCGGCGCTGGCAGTGGTCCGCGACCGCGGGCGGACGGTATCTCGCTAGCGTGGATCCGACCCTGATCGACGGTGGGTCGCGGATTCAGCCCGCGCTCAACACGAGATGAGATGTGTACGAACAACGCAATGAAGAGGACGGAAACACGATGAGCGCACCTGCTGTGGATGGCATCATCCGGCCTGGCACGGTCTTCCACGACGACCGTGGTCACGTCGCCCAACTGCATGGCATCGGCGTCCAGCGCGTCGGCGACCTCTGGTATGCGTGGGGAGAAGACAAGGCCGCCGGCAGCACCTTCACCGCCGTCGCCTGCTACACCTCACCCGATCTCGCCGCTTGGCGCTACGAGGGCAACGCGCTCACCGTCGCCGACGGAGATCTCGCGTCCGATCGCGTGATCGAACGACCGAAGGTGCTCCAGCGCCCCGATGGCGCCTGGGTGATGCTCCTCCACGTCGACACCGCAGACTACTCCTACGCTCGCGTCGGATACGCGATCGCGGAGCATCCGGCCGGCCCCTACCGCTACCTCCACAGCGAGCGGCCGATGGGCAACGTCAGCCGCGATATCGGGGTGTACCAAGAGGACGGCGTCGGCTACCTGCTCTCCGAAGACCGCGACAACGGGCTGCAGATCTACCGGCTTCGTCCCGACTACCTGGGTGTCGAGAGCATCGTGGCGACCCTCCGGCAGCAGGATCGCCCTGAGTTCGGGTACGAGTCACCCACCATGGTGCGCCACGGCGACACGTACTACCTGTTCGGCTCCGACCTGACCGGTTGGAGCATGAACGAGAACAAGTACGCCACCGCGACGGACCTGGCCGGGCCGTGGACACCGTGGCGGAACGTCGCCCCCGAGGGGACCCGCACGTTCGAGTCCCAAGTGAGCGTGGTGGTCCCAGTGGATGGCGGCCACGTCTACATCGGCGACAGATGGAACCCCGACGACCTCTTCCGGTCGCCCGCTGTCGTACTCCCGCTGCGCATCGCCGACGGCACGGCCGAACTCGTCTGGCATGACGGGTGGCAGGTCGACGAGCTGTTCCGATGAGCGCGACGGATGCCGCCTCACGATCGCGCTCGCTGCGGGCAACCGATCTCGGCGACGTCCTGCTCATCGATCCCTACCTCGTCAACGCCCATCAGAAGATGGTCGACTATCTGCTGCGTCTCGAACCCGACCGATTCCTCTCCGGCTTCGCCACGAATGCGGGCTTGACCCCGACAGCCGAGGGCCCCTACGGCGGCTGGGAGCGCACGAGCGGCACCAGGTTCCAGGGGCACTTCTTCGGCCACTACGTCTCGGCCCTCTCGCAGGCGTATGCCGGGTCGACCCAGGATGCGGAGAAGGCCCGTCTCCTGGCGAAGCTCACCACCGCCGTGAACGGGCTGAAGTTTGCACAGGCCGCGTACGCGACGAAGGATCCGGCGAATGCCGGGTACGTATCGCCGTTCCCGGTCGACCTGCTGCCGCACGGGGGCGACGGACTCCTCGTGCCGTTCTACAACCTTCACAAGGTGCTGGCCGGGTTGCTCGCCGCGTTCCAGCGGGCTCCCGAACCCGTGGCCGCCACCGCATTGGAGGTCGCGTCGCACTTCGGCACCTGGTTGGAGCGCTGGGCGGGCCGCCAAGCCGACCCGGCCGCTCTTCTGCAGACCGAGTACGGCGGGATGAACGAGGCGCTGTACGAGCTCTTCGGCATCACGAAGGACCCCGACCACAAGCGGGCGGCCGAGTACTTCGACGAGGTCGGGCTCTTCGAGCAGCTCGCCGCGGGCAACGACGTGCTCAACGGCAAGCATGCCAACACGACGATCCCGAAGCTGGTCGGCGCCCTCAAGCGCTACACGGTGCTGACGGAAGCCCCCGACCTCTCCGCGATGCTGACTCAGGCCGAGAAGGACGATCTCGGCACCTATCGAATGGCCGCCGAACGCTTCTGGCAGATCGTCGTCGACGATCACACCTACGCGAACGGCGGCAACAGCCGGGGCGAGCACTTCCATGCCGTCGGCACCCTGCACGAGCGGGCAACGAACGGCGAGACCACGGGTTACGGCGAGAACTCGACGGTCGAGGGATGCAACGAGTACAACATGCTCAAGCTCTCACGAGCCCTGTTCCGAGTCGACCCCGACGTGAAGTACGCGGACTACTACGAGTGGGCCTACCTCAACAGCATCCTTGCTTCGCAGAATCCCGAGACGGGCATGATGACGTACTTCCAGCCCCAGACCGCGGGCTACGCGAAGGTGTTCGGGCGTGAGTTCGACGAGTTCTGGTGTGATCACGGCACCGCCACCGAGAGCTTCACGAAGCTCGGCGACTCGATCTACTTCATCGACGAGAAGTCGATCTACGTGAACATGTTCCGATCGACGGTGCTCTCGAGCACGGAGCACAACCTGCGGCTCGAGCAGACGGCGGACGTTCCCAACGACGAGACGATGACGATCTCGGTCTCAGCTCTCGACGCAGGCGCGGTCGCCCCGGGCACGACGCTGCTGCTTCGCGTGCCGTCATGGGTAGCCGGCACGCCGACCCTCGTCGTCAACGGGCAGCCGGAGGACATCTCGGCGCTCCATCACGACGGCTACCTGGCGTTCGAGGTCGCCGCGGGCGATGAGATCATCTACACGCTGCCGGCGAAGGTCGCTGTCGACGACGCCACCGAGAACCCGAACTGGGTCGCTTTCACGTACGGACCCGTGCTGCTCGCCACCGAACTCAGCCGCAAGAACGTGGACTCGACGTACACCTCCGGCGTGCTCGTGCGGATGAGCGTGGCTGACAAGACGCTCGGCAACAACCTCCGCGTCGACGATGCTGCAAGGTGGAAGCGCGACATCGAAGCAAACCTCCTCCGCATCGAGAACGGCGAGAACGCGAACGGCGTCGAGACGATGCGTTTCTCGCTGGAGCGCGTCGACGCGGCATCCGCCGACCTGGTGTTCGAGCCGTACTACAGCCTCTATGACGCGCGCTACGCCACGTACATGACGCTCGTGGAGCCGGATTCCCCGCAACGGTCCTAGTCCCGTGGGCGGCGTCTACGGTGTCACCATCACGGCGTATGCGCAGGATCACACGACCTCGGTCGCGTATCGCCTCGAGATCGTGCGCAGCGACCAGTGACGGTCAGCCGTCGTTCCGCCGGGGGTTCGGCGGGCGGCGGCGTTCCCACGCGTCGATGATGTGCGCACGCATGGCCGCCTCGGCGGCTTCGGGATCGGCCGCCTCGATGGCCGCGAACACCGCCTCGTGTTCGTCGAGCGTGAGCTCGAGCTCACTGTGCCTGCTGAACCGGGCGCTGAGCCGTGCCTGGTAGAAGAGCGTCTTGACGATGTTGTCGGCAAGGCGATTGTCGGTCATCTCACCGACGACGGCGTGGAACACCACGTCGGCCTCGCCGAACGCCGGCTCGTCGCCGATCGTGTCTCGCATGAGCTGGAGGGCGTTGCGCAGACGCTCGAGCTGTTGTTGCGTGCGCGATTCGGCGGCATCCTTCGCGATGACCGCTTCGAGCGCGGCGCGCACCTCGGTCAGATCGTCGAGCACGCCGAGCGTCGCGTCGTTCGCCACGAGGGCGGAGAGCACGGTCGCGTCGAGCATGTTCCATGAGCGGGATGGGGTCACTTGAGTGCCGCGGCCTTGCGCCACGGTGACGAGCCCCTTCTCCTCGAGGCGCTTCACCGACTCTCGGATGACCGTGCGACTGACGCCGAACTGCTCGCAGAGCACTGCCTCGGGAGGGAGCGTTCCCCCGGTCGGGATGTCGCCGCGCACGATCGCCTCGACGAGCTCGGCGACCACCGTCACCCCGAGCCTCGGCGAGCGCGCCCGCGTGGTCATCGATGGCGACCAACCCGACTGAACGGTCTCGTCAGCCGTGCTCGATTCAGGAGACATGCGCACAGCCTAGCGAGCACGACGTCACACCTATGATGTTCACTCTTGCAGAGTACATCACATGTATGATGTAATCACTCTTGCTCCCACGAGTGCTTTGTCGTCAGAGACGCCGACCAGAAAGAAGTTGCGAGATGTCACAGCAAACGTCCCCCCGGCGCCGATCCATTCGGCTCCTCTCCGTGGCCGCAACTGCGGTCGCCGGGCTCCTCGCGCTCAGCGGGTGCTCCACGAGCGACACGGGCGGGGGTGACAGCACGTACGGCTTCACCCAGGCCGAGCAGGTCGAAGGCAGCGAGATCACCGTGTGGGTCGACGCGTCTCGTGAGCCCGCCGTCACCGCCTTCGAGAAGGCCTACCCCGACATCAAGATCTCGTACGAGACCTACGACGGCTCGTCGGGCGGCAGCGGAAGCTTCCAGAGCAAGATCGCCCTCATGGACCAGGCCGGCGAGGGCTGGCCCGACGTGGTCTTCTCCACGCAGCAGAACGACGCGATCTGGGCCTCGAAGCCGACCACCAGCGGGGAGCAGGGCTTCGCGGCCCCGCTCAACAAGGGACTCCTCGACCAGGACTTCCTCGATGGGTTCGCCGACGGCGCACTCGACTACGCCACGATCGACGGCACGGTCTACGCCCTCCGCAATGACCTCGCCCAGACCGTCTTCTACTACAACCAGGCGCTCCTCGACCAGTTCGGCTACGAGGTCCCCACCACGTGGGAGGAGTACGCCGAGCTCGGCGACAAGCTCGCCGCCGAGCACCCCGGCTACATCCTCGGCACCATGGGCGACACGTTCATGACCTACGTCTATTACGGCGGATCCGAGTCGCCGGTGTTCCAGTCCCCTGAGGCCGGCGTGTTCCACTCCGACGTGAGCGACGAGCACACGCAGAAGATCTCGAAGATCATCGACGGCATGCTCGCGAACGGCACGCTCGTGCAGGACAGCTTCTTCAGTGCCGAGTTCGCGGCCAAGTACGCCGACAAGCTCGTCGGCGTGCCGGGACCGGTCTGGTACACGGGAGCCATCTTCCAGGGCGGCCTCGCCGTTCCCGCCGGACAGATCGGCGTCGCGCCGCCGCTCAAGTGGGAAGACGGCGACGTGGCGGCCGGCAACGTCGGCGGTGGCCAGTGGTACGCGTCGAGTCACTCGAAGAACCTCGAGGCCGTCAAGACCTTCCTCGAATTCGTGACGAGCGCCGACGAGTTCCAGGTCGACGCCTCCTCGGGCTACCCGGCCTACACGGATGCCGCCACCAAGTGGCTGGCCAAGCAGGCCGAGGCCGGCTACTTCGTGAACGACGACTTCCAGACAATCATGAGCGACGCCGCCACGCAGATCTGGGACGGCTGGAACGTCACGAACTGGAGCCCCGAGACCGCCTGGGC
The Agromyces albus DNA segment above includes these coding regions:
- a CDS encoding glycosyl hydrolase family 95 catalytic domain-containing protein, producing MYRTDHLGSDPGVLISHEPAAQFTDAFLLGNGSLGATVYGGRGIETFDLNLDTVWSGGPTVDAGADDAKIIDELRRAIADDDHDLADGLARRLQSDHWTQSYQPVGRLTWSWGDPARVGEYRRSLNLDVAEASVVHAAEEMTAFVSAPDRVLVAETTGRPSAASAVFTSPHPVLLEERLNEGGIEWIVAAGRAPRLVLPNYIPTDDEVLYGDEATGPGATAPAGMGWAIAAAVVRAPDGRTRLIAAVTSGFRGHLEPVGIDLEQLIAEARARVDSALTVRARELIDRHRADYGGLFDRVKIDLTPSGADSAIAAQRYFNLGRYLLISSSRPGTQAANLQGIWNIDVRPGWSSNYTSNINVQMNYWGAEVADLAELAQPLHTLVTDLADAGRQTARLRYSARGAAVHHNTDIWRFSAPVKGEPEWSNWSMGLSWLCAHLGDRLDYRWSDEFARRVAAPATRAAAEFVLDQLVEASDRRLVVSPSSSPEHPFAHNGAVASVTAGATIDQELAHELLSRHLQLADALGLADEVAADAAAAVVRLRLPGIDSEGRTEEWRPGFSATELDHRHLSHLYGAFPGARITPTKDPAGFEGVRMALHSRLAHGGGYTGWSQAWVLCLSARLGEKELAELSLSRLLGDLSSASLLDLHPIGNGGNIFQIDGNFGAIAGIAELLLQSHDGAVSLLPTLPPSWTHGSVSGLRARGGIGVDISWADGELQSAELRVENSGVVVVELPASADVGLIDDRGAPVPLVAVPSAVGRRRWQWSATAGGRYLASVDPTLIDGGSRIQPALNTR
- a CDS encoding family 43 glycosylhydrolase; this encodes MSAPAVDGIIRPGTVFHDDRGHVAQLHGIGVQRVGDLWYAWGEDKAAGSTFTAVACYTSPDLAAWRYEGNALTVADGDLASDRVIERPKVLQRPDGAWVMLLHVDTADYSYARVGYAIAEHPAGPYRYLHSERPMGNVSRDIGVYQEDGVGYLLSEDRDNGLQIYRLRPDYLGVESIVATLRQQDRPEFGYESPTMVRHGDTYYLFGSDLTGWSMNENKYATATDLAGPWTPWRNVAPEGTRTFESQVSVVVPVDGGHVYIGDRWNPDDLFRSPAVVLPLRIADGTAELVWHDGWQVDELFR
- a CDS encoding LacI family DNA-binding transcriptional regulator, translating into MSLSDVAGRAGVSVSVASRALSGDPAARLSEATRRRVRQAADELAYRPNHAGRSLRRARTDVIALIVPDVTNALFAELTRGADAEAAARGLTVLLGRGDETATGLVLAERLLAEGRVDGVILQPRDGADPQELAPLARAGAPVVIVHDEIAGASAVLLDDAAAAMAAVDHLVAHGRQRLALIGGIEASSSARRREAGFRSALAAHGMPVNEQWITRLGYGPEDGRAAMGQLLKSDERPDAVVVANVNAGFGALAEAARLGVAVPESVALVAIHDSWPAAYSSPALTCVRTPLYELGRAAVAGLSDRIAGGGPQVVRVSVPAPVVVARASTAS
- a CDS encoding glycoside hydrolase family 127 protein yields the protein MSATDAASRSRSLRATDLGDVLLIDPYLVNAHQKMVDYLLRLEPDRFLSGFATNAGLTPTAEGPYGGWERTSGTRFQGHFFGHYVSALSQAYAGSTQDAEKARLLAKLTTAVNGLKFAQAAYATKDPANAGYVSPFPVDLLPHGGDGLLVPFYNLHKVLAGLLAAFQRAPEPVAATALEVASHFGTWLERWAGRQADPAALLQTEYGGMNEALYELFGITKDPDHKRAAEYFDEVGLFEQLAAGNDVLNGKHANTTIPKLVGALKRYTVLTEAPDLSAMLTQAEKDDLGTYRMAAERFWQIVVDDHTYANGGNSRGEHFHAVGTLHERATNGETTGYGENSTVEGCNEYNMLKLSRALFRVDPDVKYADYYEWAYLNSILASQNPETGMMTYFQPQTAGYAKVFGREFDEFWCDHGTATESFTKLGDSIYFIDEKSIYVNMFRSTVLSSTEHNLRLEQTADVPNDETMTISVSALDAGAVAPGTTLLLRVPSWVAGTPTLVVNGQPEDISALHHDGYLAFEVAAGDEIIYTLPAKVAVDDATENPNWVAFTYGPVLLATELSRKNVDSTYTSGVLVRMSVADKTLGNNLRVDDAARWKRDIEANLLRIENGENANGVETMRFSLERVDAASADLVFEPYYSLYDARYATYMTLVEPDSPQRS
- a CDS encoding extracellular solute-binding protein; this encodes MTNRFARAAAAGAALAVSAAALSACTTGPQTTPDDVITIFAPQGADGKLNDNAFTKVLEEKFDVDLQFETTTYDGAGAAEKRQVSLASGDYPDAYMLVPWVDQFTNQELVKLGEQGVLLPLDDLIGEDTPNITAAFEKEPEFKEMATSSDGTIWGLPQWNDCFHCAYPAKLWMNSAWLETLGLEQPTTPEELRAVLQAFKTQDPNGNGKADEIPLSGEVGASILPYLMNPFVYTAAPSAKGATPASLGAVDGEVVLQPTRDEWRAGISYVTSLYKDGLIDDGAFTQNGEALNAKGNSADGVIIGSAAVMHPGFVRPTNEDGRYTQYDAVPPLTGPNGSGTFRPGPPGAGGATFVITNRSSEAKQQKLMQIVDFMVSYEGHMQGEFGVEGVNWSKPEAGDVALDETLEPLFKTLRPAEGEGVNNSWGAIAQFFSDAEFRERQVYSTELYEPAGYERRLFEATKLYEGHESDEAFPYWDVTVTGDAAKELGTIQTNVESFIVRASAEFVTGVRDIESDEAWAEFQKNLTDLGADRYVEIYQEAWEDSK
- a CDS encoding carbohydrate ABC transporter permease; its protein translation is MFLETATRPDFGAEAETKRRKTRQRPTPIHDTGVDRVFMAGVYILLTTFLLLVLVPLINILASSFSSPAAVSSGQVFLWPVDFTLRGYEAVLGNSDILTGFRNSFFYVVAGTLISLALTVMIAYPLSRSELVGRRALIGGVLFTMLFSGGLIPTYLVVQSLGMLNTPWAMIIPAAIGAWQVLIAMTFFRSSIPAELYEAAQLDGSSDLRFLWSVVLPLSKPLLAVIALMYGIGQWNQYFSALIYLRSEDLYPLQLVLRNILVLNNNAGGTDLANQLERQQLADLMKFSLIVVSTVPVMLVYPFVARHFTKGVMIGSVKG
- a CDS encoding ABC transporter permease, translated to MTAVLDRQVAAPSGPSEAPEASGPRLRRRLRRRLRRHWQLYLLLILPVAHFVIFSYIPMANNVIAFKDYNVVAGIWGSPWVGFEHFERFFANPVAWDLIRNTLMLSLYGFLAGFPIPVILALALNEVRLRFFKRTVQLVTYAPYFLSTVIVVSMLILIFSPRIGFMADFLGFFGQDANLLADPESFRHVYVWSDVWQTAGYSAIIFMAALAGVDPSLYEAARLDGANRLQKIWHIDLPGIAPTIVVVMILSVGGIMAIGFEKAFLLQNPLNLSQSEIIATYTYKIGLLGADFSLATAIGLFNSVINLILLVAVNIVSKRVTGNGLW